gGTGCAGAGAATCAAACAACACAAGAAAGCAGCCCAGCTAAGCAACAATCGAATAAAAAGCCATCACCACCGCAACAGCAAAAGCCCGGAATGCCACCTCTAAGAGTCGACGACTACAAGGTTGTATTCCGCCCACAAGCAGGCTTCGAGCTTGGAAAGTGGAACAATGTCTCTATCATGCACGCCATCGAAAGAGCCAGCGGTTTCTCTGAGCAAGACTGGCGAAAAATGTGAGTTCAAGTGCAGACAATCAAGAACCTGATTATTGCAAGCACGGTCAACTGGGAAGATGCGAAGAAACTAAAAAATATCAGCAGAATACAACTCGGTAGCACTTTCTTTGCTGTAAAAGGCAACATGAGAACCCCGGACGATGTATCCAGAGGCATAATAAGCGGACTCTTGCCCTGCTTGAGTGAAGAACTCAAGGCAAGTCTTTGCGCACCAAGAAGATACAAGGTCCTCCACGCTCGTATGCTCGGGTGTCGGCAGCCGTGATCTTTTTCCAAGGATCGCGCATTTGTTATTACGTCCGCTTCCAGAGTCTCAACTTTCGATGCCGACCCTACCACAAGTCGGTGCAATATGGCATAGCAATATGGCAATATGGCAACGAGCATAGCCAATAGTGTGACCAGAGACACCAACCTGGATCTCACGTTCATGCTAAACGTGCACTCAGCAGAATGGAGCCGACTCCCAGAAACCCTGGGCAGCGATCGCCACATCCTCCAACTAACCGTGGCTCGCACTCACAAGCCCACTAGGGTAGAACGGCCCGGGTAACGGAGTGGAAGTCATTTAGAGGCGTGCAAAATGTCGAGACCACCATCGACAACACAGATGACCGGCTGAAGAAAGTCCTCAACACGGCACATTGCCACACCAAAACAATACAGCTGAATGAATTAGTGCCAGCCGTCGACACACACCTCCTCCATCTCTGGGAAGCCAGAAGAGCTCTCCCCAAAAGATGTAAGAGACGAAAgctaaacaagaaattaaagaagcaAACTGCCCTCCTCTGAGAGCAAGCACAGGCATACACGGACAGATTAGGAAGACAGAACCAGCAGGCATTTTGCGACAAACTCCAGGAAACACTGAGCACAGACAATGTGCCCCCCCATCTCCTGCGCGCCCTTCTCGACAATGGACCTACGAAGACGCAGCTGAGACAGCACCTCTGTAGGCTCGTGCACAACCACGCTGGATTGGAAGAGAACCTCCTTTCAGAAATTCAGAAGAAGCTGTGCGGCCACCCACCTGTTAATATGATGGCACATGACGGCAAGTCCACGGTGGGAAACTAAACTCTGAACTTGATCAACCCTTCACGCATGCTGAACTCTCTGCAGCACTATCGATGCTCACCACAAACACCAGCCCGGGCAAAGATCGGATCAACAAGCATCTCCTTCCGCAGCAGGTTAGCGCAGCCCTACTCCAGTACTTCAGTGCACGCTGGCAGAAAGGAGAGCTACTGGCTGCCTGGAATAAACAGCTCAGCATTGAGAACTTGCACCCAATTTCCCTTACCTCGTGCGTAGGGAAACTTTTCGAGCATGATACACAACCAGGTAATCTCACACCTCATGACAACGGATATTTTccaaacactatgttcggtttcaggcAGAATCTGTTAATGCAAGATGTCTTCCTCCTACTCAAGCAAGACCTCATCGACCACCTGAGCAGCAGAAGCAAATAATCGATTTTAGCCATCGACATAAagggagcttttgacaacgtcagtcaTGAAACTATCCTCTGCAACCTCGAAGGCCTGGGCTGTGGGTCTCGGACATATGAGTATGTCAGGCATTTCCTCACGGGCCGCACGgccacagttggaatatacaacctgcgcagcgacagcttccaacaaccgagcaaaggcaccccgcagggtagggtcatatcgccgttgctcttcatCGTCGCCATGATCAAACTACCCAGCCTCCTCGACGCAATACCAGAGCTAAGACATGCTTTTTACGCAGTTGACATCACGTTATggagaagggcctcaaacaccgGAACGcaagaaacacgcctacaggaagcCCTAGATACGatcgagagctacttgcacaaatgcagcctccgctgtgctcccgagaaGTCTGAACACCTCGTCCTCTAGCCAAGAACAAGAGACAGACCACCCGGCTACGATGAACCCTGTCCCAATGTCACCCTCAATGGAATGCCCATTCTAAAAGTGGAAACCCTATGAGTTTTAGGGCTACACATCCACAAGGACAGGTCCGGGGCGGCCACCCTCccgcgactacagcgaacgctatcccagctcacgcatctcgtcaggagagttgcaagccatagaagcggactTAAAGAACATGACCCgctacgcgtgatgcaagcactcctcaGCAGTCGAATAACATACGGCACACTCTACCTCGTGCTCAAGAATgcagaggtagaaaaaattaacattaaaatacgcaaagccatcaaaatcgccctgggcctaccatctacggcttcgaCTATGAGACTTCTTaagatgggcgtacacaacacctggcaagaactagctgaagcGCATAAAGCCAGTCagaacgactgaagctcacgcccacTGGAAGATGAGTGcagcaacggctgagctacagtgaaagcTTTATAACCACCACGGtctgaaaagaaagaattcctccaaacatccgcgaatccctgtgcatagtaccaattccacgcaacatgcaccccacgtaccacaaggaaagaagacaagcccgagtggatgccatatggcgaagacacaggcaagatccggacgccagatacaccgacacagccaaaatacccgcaaagaaatgcttacgccccgagcgtcgtagattctcagggcagagagctagcatCTGCCAtagtccgtgcacaaaaccctGAGACTAAAGAAGAGACGGCGATTGCGCTAGCAACTACCACATGCATGGAAGCAGCTGCAGtcttttccgattctgaagcagctgtcgggaactacgctaagggtcatgcgtcgacagaagcactgaacACATTGAAGCACCGCAGCATTCCGAatccctacacctgcgtgacatgggttcctggggccgtattctgtagcggttcctttgggaaccggttccctttggctgttacgtctggattacgtcactcggagaaagagtggaacggggcggcgtgaggggaaccaatcaacgagcggcggtctgccggaagatcacgtcatcatttttgtttgtacttaggggacggtatagcaattgaaggatgttgctggtttgataaaaaaacattggtttgtatagaacacttgcaaatatattttcagtaataaatgtgagcttgcggcgcagaccgctactgggagttgtaattttatttgtgttgttttcttatttagtcgctaggtggtgtgccatacgttatgcaaacaagttgcctcgctttgtttacgttttggacttgccagtttgcgcgccgaatccgaaactgggtcctcatgtttgagcgaggccgcgcgatatactcgtgtcatttgttgaagagcacccctaccttgcgaaggcgtcgtgtgtgctgggtcaacagctgactgcggcgcgcaaggaggagctctggcagccagtgactgccttgctgaatgctgagggcccggcagtgaaaactgcagcccaatggcgcggcgtgtggaagaaagatgtgtataacgcccgccgtgatgcagccgccttgcacgccgaaagcaggtaagcacactcgttgacggagcttttgcgcaccatattctaacaaacgtgttaatcacagaggaaccggaggaggcagcctgcccggaccgcgagggcgcgtcctctccTCAGTTGGAAGagcgagcgccatcggagtctgcccgccgttcttcgagcccgacgaagaggtgaacatcagcgcatgggtttcaataggtcaacgccaaatcgacgcgctgtcgcgatttatggcaacacacacgcttttaatttttcaactttgccccgtgcggtccgtttatggaacgcactaccatataccattgcatgccaatataaacacactgcatttcgcaatctgctaaacgatcaatatgccgtttcaaccgtctaaacacgtcatgtcttttgtaattttcttgcattttttctacaagttaaagaatttcagtgatcccaatttctttacaatacttactactgtataacatgcaaaaatgtttacaatgttattatgctattatgttgttgtttaccatttattgttattgctctacatattgtatttgctaatgtaataattttccatgttctgtgcgtactcctttcattatgctgatgtttatttctttcccgattccatactaatatgttaccgtatttccccatttacactataccttctcgaaggcctgtaaggtacatgtaaataaataaataaatatttacaatgtttgcagatgactgtatagtatatagggtcatcaacagcgaatctgaccaacaagcactacaacacgatttggatttgattgccatatggtgtgaaaaatggaaaatgtcactgaatgagaaaaagagtgtccacgtcacctttacatggaagagctcatacgacagcaatcgtaacactataaataatgctactcttgaacaagtgtcagaatataaatacttagatgtatttttttctgctgatctaaggtggaacacacacgttactcatgttaggaacaaggctgtcggagcattagattttttgaaacgtaactttagtagcttgccacagaaacttagggagcaactgtatttcacacatgtgcgcagtacactggagtatgcgtgtgtttgctgggatccatatgctacagaacttgtagataaactagaaaaagtgcagaacagggcagttcggtttgtccttggcaattatgacaggatgcttagcatgacagaaagcaaagaagcattaaattggcatcttcttgaacaccgtcgccgaaatctcagattaaaatttcttcataccatataccactctaatacggggatagccaggtaattgtattttcagccgcccacatatgtttctaaaaggcgagatcacaaattaaaaatatgtgagattccttttgaccctctattgcatgaattatgaaagtcattttttcagctttcattattgattgaatgaacaaacatgactgtaataataaagataaagctttgtgccaaatatggcacaccatgaagatggctgagcgctcttgctgccatgggcggaaaacaaagcttcacggacggtggccttttaatgtgatgtggggaatgaaatgaaacagttgtttgctgcgttcaggcacagatgaatgtttcacttcctctatcttaccaacgacttgtttgtgcaaggtggccgcttacatctttgtttcttctcgtcaaattctggccagtggctgacttggtcagatcggtcgtctttgggtggcattgcggccgctggtccctgtgcttttttgacttgaacatggaattcgatgtcctgactagaagtccttcctggtcgctagttgggtaggcacttgttatgcgaggtaaggaattctgcaatttctgcttttaattgagccagcggtagtacttgtctcctcctaagctgctcctgcaccctcctgtacaatatccatgctgttagtaccgataagtctagcataggcaTAAAAATTCGatagtgccatttcttcgacatctgatatgtatgcagtaaagtccaaacagagagtccagcaggtcgacaccacccatgtgcctgttatggacctttactacgctggggcaatcaatttcgcaaAACACCTTGgtggaggtaaaccagcgctgagtcttttggactggatctctcccaacaaagctcgacagaaatgtcacggcgcggttgtcgtatcaacgcacacacgattactctacgtcatctatcgcgcttgtgagtgcctctgaagcaccacttcctttacatttcagttccttttcacttttcaggcggctgtttggtagacaattcgccctcaccgtaccgatcgtcaaaattacatcttgtgatagagtgacctgcagcttcgggctattgaacagatggcagcacgttaccatatattgtatttcaagttcatactgtgccaaatatggcacacaccgatttcggtttctctgctgtagttgcaggcaaaattgagaaaactagtaactgccttgaattggcgaggccgaaaaatatgccaaaataatttttctacgtttctgcggtcgaacttttcagagaaaaaaaaaaccaattgctcgtgtttgccccctccgagtttcacgtcgcatcccaaaatctacttcacctctgttttgcgtatcactcaagagatggcagcacttgcccataataagtgcgcataactacgagatttactctgacggtatcacattctcaactgggaatctcacacacgcgaaaaagaatggtaaccggtatgtgccaaatatgggacgccatgcaatagagggttaaaagcgacgctttccgctactctttctatgttcgtactataagagactggaatactctaccacctgacactgtctgtatttgttcaaatgatgatttcttccatgctttatgagtgtaattctgagtgttcatttatatgagttgtaccctccctgctgtaatgcctgaatggtgaagcaggtacccaatgaataaaatgaataaataaagaaatgtttcattgtcatgattttgtttatattgttgcaccttgttaagcagcaattacgagcattatgtgaaatcatgtgtgcaagaaatgcaatgttgaagcaactcttgagtttaaacaaagcagtagtaagcatgagtgtctgctatttaaagaaatcctgctccaaaaAGTGCTTGGCATGTCTCGTTTGTAGCTATACGTTTgaatatgtgctatacagattgctctgaacgacatttcagttgctgtgtaacttgtgctgtgcttgcgtgtcacacatgaacagacatcttcagctttggaacaatgcatactgcacagtaaaataggcatcacaaagcaatattcaacaatgcaagattggttgccattcaccttggaaataacctttatttaaagaaagttccctggcgagacaatattcagaagcacagtgaacagagcaaaggagtaacataatggcacatggttatttgtcactgcatgtgtatctgtcatgctcaacatagacaaatcatgtgcttttcactaccgcagtatgcagcatactacgattagccacatgtgagcacacgcaatgtgttatgttgaagtgcacggcctatttacttcatgaaaagaaaaataaaacatgttacaccagcacatgtctccgcctcatttgccagcgagtgcgccggcgcacactttgcaggtaggcaatgcgcaaatttctgggcagccgaaacacaccaactatggattcgcgcaccgcacggcctctttgaaacaaagctcgagaagggtGTACAGGGTGCGCttgcggtggcacctgtacttgaagtggcacttgtgcctgggctggcccctgtgcgctgtcgtcatgtgcaccgtcgtcatctgggtcgtctggcagaggcatgcctgctgcaaggcagaggttatgcagcgctgcacaagctgcaacaatagtggctgctttctgaggcgagtagtggagcacccgatacctctgcaggcatcggaagcggctcttgacgactcctatgcaccgctcaacggcatttcgcattgatgcgtgtgcctcattatagcgcccctctgctgtgaggcgatttgggtgaccaggcacaggagtcatgatccatggctctagcgggtacccagagtcccctgtaaagtgttgcatgtcagtgaacgaaatggatacattaaggcacaatgcaagaacacagtctacgccagggcccttttacaacaggagcgggtcttggatttattgttgcaatatctatcaaACATTTACCTTCCcggaaagttgtaaagaaagtttgACTCATattaaagaaaagcccaatttcacctgttgtcttggctgcaaatctcattctcaggttaagttggacatgtaatatttatttcatactcgtcGTTTTCTGCTCCGTTCATCCCATTTGCCCCTCCCTAAGTGTACATCCTCCGCTAAAGCttattagctcttctctcttcagaagtgttattttataaaacacttctaaggtctactctcgaatatgctgccagtatctgggatccttgctctacctttcgtacctcttctcatgAAGGTACCCAAAAtcgagctacccgtttgatcctttctaatcactccagcaccacatgtcgctgcaacaaaaaaaatcgcacacattgagacacaaagaaaaatagcgcaacttgcaccattctacaatatatactacaccgatcactaacgtcgatgccgaaagtttcatgcacacgcttattcctttgTTCCAAGGACAGGGACCAGGTccccgagtccattgtcaccaacccttttccaccatacttgaaaactgccattttgacgtgttctgtagaattccactcctgcctgtaacgctccacgtggcattcagtgtattgaaattaatcaATAAACAgcataacatgtcagctgttgtatacatgctggtacaaatatctgccttttaagagagacttgtttctctcgatagtcgctgcaggttcattaggtactgctgcattcacaacacatttctagcaaatcacgctttcttaaagcttgctaggatgcaaagctatttttctgtgaatgttttacatgtggaagaagcactgctactttaggtgcacttaccaagcaagacttctccatgaagtaacaggccacgagtgaggcggcggcgaaatgcagaatacCTCCAGACGAAAGAATCatggcacgatcccggaaaccgcgggtcaattgccaggatatacagcttcgcgtcgcacacctcataagggaaagcaaagagaaggtgtcagtGCCACTacaacaaatatctggcacaaccttttgcttacaacactacttgccaatcagttactgttcagtcagcgaacacaattacagaaaaagagatatcaacatacgcagtaggcagttgaactaatgatcagcatgataacaatgtcatcttaacctgcaaatgcaatgttggcatgtgtacacatgctcatgtatggcgtgcggtcacaacacaatgtgcaaaataattcctttggtttccTCCGTCCATATTGTATAAGATTCTGCTAaagagtgccacctgtgtttttttttttttttcagacaaagtgcctattacaagcgaaagaatgcggaaacagcatgtgccgtattaacagctagagcaaatgggtgtccacatattctcattctccctcacaccattttcattgatgggatgctccttttcacgtttacagtctgttggctacaatgctttagttttacgtcgaataagaatcacaagggctcgtcttctgttaggatcgctcgcagacgaagactgccttcactgctacggcgtctattccggtttaaatCGCGCGtcatgtgtttacattgtagcatcgaaaaggctattcaactgtgattggagagcactgaaaaagtgcggccgtgttctatgcaaagatcaaagtcgtcattacacacacaacacaaacgctactttctctcataggaacgcaagtattaccggcaattgatgaaaaataacgaaacgaagttttttacaacgtgcactcgcgcaatcacatatcaaaaatatttgtcaatgaacaatactcacgaccatgcagttgagggcgtaataccctttacggctccagtacgattccgtttcgccggggccgagcttcttagggcgaacgatggctatcagactcccgtccacacatcctagaaatcctggaatttttccacggctaagaaagcctttcttgacggcggctttctgcgccgtggatgggaatctaacccaccctttttctttgcccacaaccgtaatggccttggcgacggctgtaatgatccggctgaccgaaggctgcgacagtgcaatcgcttcttcattcccgacgcacgttgaaagctcccggtggcaaaaaaccgcaacgcgcacagcactttcatcgtagcgtcgacaccacgaaatctttgaggtccgagatgtccttccagctcatcgcaaagacgtcacactatgtctttggagagcctaaaatgcctccgaaactcttcttcggccatgccgaacgcgtcgcgtcgttgcctctcgtcgcgtcgttgtctttcggcactcgccagcaacacaaccaaaggagccgccattgccgtctctgtctcgtctcgtctaggtgccggctcgtcagctggcgcgaggttagccggcagccacggttgccctagcaaccctcgacatcatgctcgcccccgcgcgcgaccctcgagagaaccacttctccgcggttcctctcctagcagggaaccggttcctttccagaagattggcaacctgtgtgacgtcatcaaaatttgtcgtcccgcccaccagggatgacgacaacgaaacgccgaccaatggcagcagcccaaaggaaccggttcccaaaggaaccgctacagaatacggcccctgggcacgaggggctggaggggaacgaagcggcacacgccgTGGCCCTGAGGCCACACCTGCTGGGCCAACCCTTCTTACTCTTGAGATGCCTGGTCTGCATCGGcgggggcagagaccgtacccatcacctactcagcgatccttcaacatcacaggctgaaATGCAGGGTGTACCCaacacctcacccaaagctcaccaaAAAGGAAAGTACCACACttagaagactacagagtaacacttacacccacagaatgctcatgcacagactatacccaacgctacaaggataccactgcccaatgtgcggtgtaccggacaccttggcgcacctgatcctcgagtttccatggcatctagataaagacgcatcgccttcaccgaaagaatataacgcagACAAGatagcgaagacctcattgaaacgtgggaggccgCGCTCGTTTCCGAGGACCTGGAGCAAcgacgacgcctcgtcgccagggccaaggaggcagcgaaggccagagggttcctggaatgagacCTCCCACCTAAAGTATAACTGAGGCTTACCTCGGaatactgtttcaaaaacaaacgtttattcctcctcctcctgatgGGACGCCCAAcgtcgacaccggattttctgcgacacaggctcCTTACGCTATCGCCTTAACTGCACCGAGCGGCTGACAGGCCGCACGACCACCGAGAAGTTGCGGTGACAGGAGACCGTGTGCGAGAGCTAAATTAATGTAATTTAACCCTGCAAACAGTGTATGAGCAACGACATGCCCATTATGACCAGCCTCTTTTGCGCGAAATGTCTTTGGCTGCAAAAAACTCATGGTATACGCGCACCGGCACTGCGCTCCGTAGGGAGCGAGACATGTCATTACGGACGTCAGCGAGCTATTGCACTGGagatttaataacatacaatgacattaccaaacactactatttaggacgcaggcaattcccattgccacattcaaaattgaacagggctcaggcagtttCACTGTACTTATTgaaaacaggtacatatcccacaccgtacaccattaataaaatatatccagagagggaaattaagatggactgcaacgattgtaacggcatcattggaatcagacatatgctggcgggctgtcccgcgactctccccaacttCGTTGAAGAacggacacagtgggagaaaaggattcaagggccgtccagagggcccatgatgtcgctgagaggcttggcctgacagtgccaacgtgagagcggcccgccttggcttacgaagtcgagcctccggaccttattacaataaatgttttcacacacacacacacttgaatttaaaaaaatataggaGGCAATGTTCTTACCATGTGTCGCGAATCGTGGTATGCGGCAAGTCAAACTCCGACGCATCGCACGACGGATCGCACGTAAACCCTCAGCATGTATCGCGCGCTGAATTCACATGTGACAGTATTGACACTTCGcctgcctagaatatactggctagtgcgCCGTGCACCCGCTAttttcaatggaggagcgtggcgccgcctgcaatgaatgccaACGGTGGCCGGCAGATGTCGCTGCCATACGGGTGGGTGCAatctgcgcgtgtcgtctgctttgcACATCAGTTTCGCAGCGgttgcgtcggtttctatgtttGCGTTTTCTGTCTTAAtacagcgttgcgtgtttgttcttggtgttgtcaaagagtgagtgcgtGGCTGCTGTGTTTGTGTGCTTGTCATTACGAGAACT
The nucleotide sequence above comes from Dermacentor andersoni chromosome 10, qqDerAnde1_hic_scaffold, whole genome shotgun sequence. Encoded proteins:
- the LOC129381892 gene encoding putative nuclease HARBI1; the encoded protein is MVVCDAKLYILAIDPRFPGSCHDSFVWRYSAFRRRLTRGLLLHGEVLLGDSGYPLEPWIMTPVPGHPNRLTAEGRYNEAHASMRNAVERCIGVVKSRFRCLQRYRVLHYSPQKAATIVAACAALHNLCLAAGMPLPDDPDDDGAHDDSAQGPAQAQVPLQVQVPPQAHPVHPSRALFQRGRAVRESIVGVFRLPRNLRIAYLQSVRRRTRWQMRRRHVLV